Proteins from a genomic interval of Methanohalophilus levihalophilus:
- the hxlB gene encoding 6-phospho-3-hexuloisomerase — MKERTSCDECDHLISSMELMANHLLDVAGGLDQDSIKQAINNIFDARAIFVMGAGRSGLVGKAFAMRLMHLGFTSYVVGESTTPAVHKEDLVVAISGSGETRSISDLGHIAKEIGATLLTITSNKDSTLGRISDTVAEIAGRTKDDAGGYLERHMKGEYTHLTPLGTSFEITSLVFLDALIAELIYITGASEADLKSRHAKLE; from the coding sequence ATGAAAGAAAGAACATCCTGCGACGAATGTGACCATCTTATATCATCCATGGAACTTATGGCTAACCACCTTCTTGATGTAGCAGGTGGACTGGATCAGGATAGCATCAAACAGGCAATTAATAATATTTTTGACGCCCGAGCCATTTTTGTAATGGGTGCAGGAAGATCAGGCCTTGTCGGGAAAGCGTTTGCAATGAGGCTGATGCACCTTGGATTTACATCATACGTTGTGGGAGAATCCACTACTCCTGCTGTGCACAAGGAAGATCTTGTTGTTGCAATATCCGGGTCCGGGGAAACACGTTCCATATCCGACCTCGGCCACATAGCAAAAGAAATCGGCGCAACCCTTTTGACAATTACATCTAACAAGGATTCCACACTCGGCAGGATATCCGATACCGTTGCAGAAATTGCCGGCCGTACAAAGGACGATGCCGGCGGATATCTTGAAAGGCATATGAAGGGAGAGTATACTCACCTGACACCTCTGGGGACTTCCTTTGAAATCACGTCACTGGTATTCCTTGATGCCTTGATTGCAGAACTTATCTACATTACCGGGGCATCTGAAGCGGATCTTAAGTCCCGTCATGCAAAGCTTGAGTAA
- a CDS encoding HVO_0476 family zinc finger protein encodes MNQEIEIECPACSPDEPAWHEIIKGGQNPLAKCSNCGDIHPFEEKKPKTKLLRAIVSREDESFTMHVSLEEEKMMFVDEEIVLEDEESGEACPVVITSIEALEKRVEASKVSSIDTLWARAIDQVIIKVAIQRGGRTVSQTLSVPGEQEFEIGLDVRVGGENFRVTHIKIRDGQFLYRRGKKVEAKYIKRIYARPANKKWGEGRTAWSMRRNDRDY; translated from the coding sequence ATGAACCAGGAAATTGAAATAGAGTGTCCGGCATGCTCACCGGATGAACCGGCATGGCACGAGATTATTAAAGGCGGGCAGAATCCACTGGCTAAATGCAGCAATTGTGGCGACATTCACCCTTTTGAAGAAAAAAAGCCAAAAACAAAACTATTGAGGGCCATTGTCAGCCGTGAGGATGAATCATTCACCATGCACGTTTCTCTGGAAGAAGAGAAAATGATGTTTGTGGACGAGGAAATTGTGCTTGAAGACGAGGAATCAGGTGAAGCCTGTCCTGTAGTCATCACATCCATTGAAGCTCTGGAGAAAAGGGTTGAGGCTTCAAAGGTTTCTTCAATCGATACCCTGTGGGCCAGGGCTATCGATCAGGTAATAATCAAAGTTGCGATACAGCGCGGGGGTCGTACTGTATCCCAAACATTGAGTGTTCCGGGAGAACAGGAATTTGAAATCGGACTTGATGTGAGAGTGGGGGGCGAGAATTTCCGTGTGACTCACATAAAGATCCGGGATGGACAGTTCCTGTATCGCAGGGGGAAAAAGGTTGAAGCAAAATATATCAAGAGGATATATGCAAGGCCTGCCAATAAGAAATGGGGAGAGGGAAGAACTGCATGGAGCATGAGGAGGAACGACAGAGACTACTGA
- a CDS encoding Era-like GTP-binding protein, whose amino-acid sequence MGVIRSLKKNFSGFFRKLFNKKNARIGIYGPPNAGKTTLANRILRDWTGDAMGSVSNIAHETRRARRREGVTIQANGNSLTLDVIDTPGLATKIDFHEFMEQGMNEADSKRRAKEATEGVIEAVKWLENLDGVILVMDATEDPFTQVNVTVIGNMEARNLPLLIVANKIDLPESAPSTIRDAFPQHPLVAISALEGNNIDTLYEEIAKRFG is encoded by the coding sequence TTGGGTGTAATAAGGTCATTAAAAAAGAATTTTTCCGGATTTTTCCGTAAGCTTTTCAACAAGAAAAATGCACGGATAGGAATATACGGTCCGCCAAATGCCGGCAAGACAACTCTTGCAAACCGTATTCTCAGGGATTGGACCGGAGATGCAATGGGTTCAGTATCAAATATTGCCCACGAAACCCGTCGTGCCAGAAGAAGGGAAGGAGTAACCATACAGGCTAACGGTAATTCCCTCACATTGGACGTAATCGACACTCCAGGCCTGGCTACTAAAATCGATTTCCACGAATTCATGGAACAGGGCATGAACGAAGCGGACTCCAAAAGACGTGCCAAGGAAGCTACTGAAGGCGTAATTGAAGCCGTCAAGTGGCTGGAGAATCTCGATGGAGTTATCCTTGTAATGGATGCTACAGAGGATCCTTTCACACAGGTAAACGTTACAGTGATAGGAAATATGGAGGCACGCAACTTACCCCTATTGATTGTTGCCAACAAGATAGATTTGCCGGAATCTGCGCCCTCTACAATAAGAGATGCATTCCCACAACATCCACTTGTGGCGATTTCCGCACTAGAAGGAAATAATATTGATACACTCTATGAAGAGATAGCAAAGAGGTTCGGGTGA
- a CDS encoding methylated-DNA--[protein]-cysteine S-methyltransferase, with protein sequence METSGICKDILRYLSGEKIDFSDYELDFSELSDFERAVLERTRLIPYGKTLTYSELAEAIGKPGAARAVGTALSKNPYPLIIPCHRVVRKDGIGNYTGGGTKVKKKLLDMEK encoded by the coding sequence ATGGAAACATCAGGCATTTGCAAAGACATTCTTCGCTATCTTTCAGGAGAAAAAATTGATTTTTCAGACTATGAACTTGATTTCTCGGAACTTTCAGACTTCGAAAGAGCTGTCCTTGAACGTACACGCCTGATTCCCTATGGCAAAACCCTTACCTATTCCGAACTTGCAGAAGCTATTGGAAAACCCGGAGCTGCAAGAGCTGTAGGCACGGCACTCTCGAAAAATCCATATCCCCTGATAATCCCCTGCCACAGAGTTGTTAGAAAGGACGGTATCGGAAATTACACCGGGGGCGGAACAAAAGTGAAAAAGAAACTGCTTGATATGGAAAAATGA
- the speB gene encoding agmatinase yields MFYQPLMTDALAEYRDAQYVIFGVPFDRTSSYRAGSRHAPDAMRKASENFESYNPFFDIDLAELAIHDAGNLEVYSNVDDTLSDLYYDVREIVKEGKIPIMMGGEHSLSLSCIKACAKDVEDLGIVVLDAHLDLRSEFEGVKYSHACVSRHIIEEVTDNYVSIGVRSGPREEWDFAEEAGIKYYTPEDVFELGTREIIRETMDYLGTENIYLSLDMDALDPAYAPGLGTPEPFGLQSMDARDFVRGFAPYAIGFDVVEISPVFDSGQTAILGAKLLREFIAAHAGRGTK; encoded by the coding sequence ATGTTTTACCAGCCTTTAATGACTGATGCTCTGGCGGAGTACAGGGACGCCCAATACGTGATATTCGGTGTTCCCTTTGACCGCACTTCATCCTACAGGGCTGGGAGCAGGCATGCGCCCGATGCCATGAGAAAGGCATCGGAAAACTTTGAAAGCTATAACCCTTTTTTTGATATTGACCTGGCAGAACTCGCTATTCATGATGCCGGAAATCTTGAAGTCTACTCAAACGTTGACGACACTCTCAGCGATCTCTATTATGACGTACGGGAAATCGTAAAGGAAGGGAAAATCCCCATTATGATGGGCGGGGAACACTCACTATCCCTTTCCTGTATAAAGGCATGTGCAAAAGATGTTGAAGATCTGGGAATTGTGGTTCTTGATGCACACCTTGATCTCAGGAGCGAGTTTGAAGGTGTGAAATACAGCCATGCATGCGTTTCAAGGCATATCATTGAAGAAGTCACGGACAATTACGTGAGCATCGGAGTCCGCAGCGGCCCCAGGGAAGAATGGGATTTCGCAGAAGAAGCAGGAATCAAATATTACACACCTGAAGACGTCTTCGAACTCGGAACAAGAGAAATTATCCGGGAAACAATGGATTATCTGGGAACAGAAAACATCTATCTTTCCCTTGATATGGATGCACTTGATCCTGCATATGCGCCGGGACTCGGAACACCCGAACCATTCGGCCTCCAATCCATGGATGCACGGGATTTTGTCAGAGGATTTGCACCTTACGCAATCGGCTTCGATGTTGTGGAAATCTCGCCTGTTTTTGATAGTGGGCAGACTGCAATCCTTGGGGCAAAACTGTTGAGAGAATTCATTGCAGCACACGCAGGCAGAGGCACTAAGTAA
- a CDS encoding HAD-IC family P-type ATPase, translated as MEKKVAVVFDSAGTLLNMYRIAKSTADGELLEDIETTMLVAGYPGRALVVMHTDSEEIFNGSGDATIADFISGNEIEIDIVCGNGNLTIEQTRDLVENSNVPLSDLREVICRIRKRCPNIFYLAAGLIVDKDLGGISHVLSTGGRLYPKSREVLSWLKENGVDAYIASGDSMRNLRRLAKCLEIPLEGVFDIATPEDKERIVKDLQKQYANVVMVGDGLNDILALRAADVGVATRQQGDRRPDVLLEAADRVIDDIAEVIDIVLPLMA; from the coding sequence ATGGAAAAGAAAGTGGCTGTTGTGTTTGACAGTGCCGGGACTCTTCTGAACATGTACCGGATTGCAAAGTCAACAGCTGACGGCGAACTACTCGAGGATATCGAAACCACCATGCTGGTTGCAGGGTATCCCGGCCGTGCTCTTGTTGTAATGCATACGGATTCCGAGGAGATTTTCAATGGAAGCGGGGATGCCACAATCGCTGATTTCATATCCGGCAATGAAATTGAAATTGATATCGTATGTGGCAACGGGAACCTCACTATTGAGCAGACACGTGACCTCGTGGAAAACAGTAATGTTCCCCTTAGTGATCTCAGGGAAGTGATTTGCAGGATTCGCAAACGCTGCCCGAACATCTTTTACCTGGCTGCAGGACTGATCGTGGATAAGGATCTGGGTGGTATAAGTCATGTATTAAGCACCGGGGGGAGGCTTTACCCCAAGAGCCGTGAAGTGCTGTCATGGCTCAAGGAAAACGGGGTTGACGCCTACATAGCTTCCGGCGACAGCATGCGCAATCTGAGGAGACTTGCAAAATGTTTAGAAATCCCTCTTGAAGGTGTCTTTGACATTGCAACTCCTGAAGATAAGGAGCGTATAGTAAAGGATCTTCAAAAACAATATGCCAACGTCGTAATGGTAGGGGATGGGTTGAATGACATCCTGGCTTTACGTGCGGCAGATGTTGGAGTCGCCACGCGACAGCAGGGTGACAGGAGGCCAGATGTTCTGCTGGAAGCCGCTGACAGGGTTATAGATGACATTGCTGAAGTCATTGACATTGTATTGCCCCTGATGGCTTAA
- a CDS encoding protein-L-isoaspartate O-methyltransferase — protein sequence MEHEEERQRLLSSLREQGIGEKVLEAMSKVPRHFFIPQKLQSAAYYDSPLPIGDKQTISAPHMVAIMCDLLGIRRGDVILELGTGSGYNAAVLAELTGPEGHVYSIERIPKLAESAKENLQKAGYNNVTVVIADGSTGYEKHAPYDRICVTSAAPSIPKPLIDQLKNEGIMVIPVGQYTQRLLLVKKNTEGSIEETDQGGVIFVPLVGKYGFHIRE from the coding sequence ATGGAGCATGAGGAGGAACGACAGAGACTACTGAGTTCACTCAGGGAACAGGGTATTGGAGAGAAGGTACTTGAAGCTATGAGTAAAGTACCCAGACATTTTTTTATACCTCAAAAACTCCAAAGTGCTGCTTATTATGATTCTCCATTGCCCATCGGAGACAAACAAACAATTTCTGCACCCCACATGGTCGCCATCATGTGCGATCTCCTTGGAATCCGAAGAGGAGATGTTATTCTGGAACTCGGAACCGGATCCGGATACAATGCCGCAGTGCTTGCGGAATTAACCGGGCCTGAAGGCCACGTGTACTCTATTGAGAGGATTCCGAAACTGGCAGAATCTGCAAAAGAAAATCTCCAGAAGGCCGGATATAATAACGTTACAGTAGTCATTGCCGATGGCTCCACCGGATACGAGAAGCATGCACCATACGATCGCATTTGTGTAACATCAGCTGCCCCCTCGATACCAAAACCACTTATAGACCAGCTCAAAAATGAAGGCATAATGGTCATACCGGTAGGCCAATACACACAACGTCTGCTACTTGTTAAGAAAAACACAGAAGGCTCCATTGAAGAAACGGATCAGGGCGGAGTTATTTTTGTACCACTCGTGGGAAAATACGGATTCCATATACGTGAGTGA
- a CDS encoding thermonuclease family protein — MKYTTFLVCFLLLSGVALSGCASYSDSGIPNSTDTVVRVVDGDTLVLTSGEKVRLIGINTPEVGELYYDEATAFLSELVLGKEVLLEGDTSNRDKYGRLLRYVRVNGIFVNEQLVREGFAEEKAYEPDTRYQPLFEEAEGYAQAHDLGIWGIELEASGEVINYLDAGRYIGEVKTVEGIVVTTSKREDKGIIFLNFHDPYEGYLSVLIWSDDWDNFEESPEVYYEGRKVRVSGLIQEYSGNPEIIVRDPSQIEIVD; from the coding sequence ATGAAATACACGACGTTTTTGGTGTGTTTTCTCCTGCTATCGGGAGTTGCACTCTCCGGCTGTGCCTCTTATTCGGATTCCGGAATTCCAAACAGCACAGACACTGTGGTGAGAGTAGTGGATGGAGATACACTTGTTCTGACTTCAGGCGAGAAAGTCCGTCTTATAGGAATTAATACTCCTGAGGTCGGGGAATTGTATTACGATGAAGCAACTGCCTTCCTTTCAGAATTGGTTCTGGGAAAAGAAGTCCTGCTTGAAGGTGATACAAGTAACCGTGATAAATACGGCAGGCTTCTGCGATACGTCCGGGTTAATGGTATATTTGTAAACGAGCAACTTGTCCGTGAAGGATTTGCTGAAGAGAAAGCCTATGAGCCGGATACCCGATACCAGCCGCTTTTTGAGGAGGCGGAAGGATATGCACAGGCTCATGATCTCGGGATCTGGGGGATTGAGTTAGAAGCTTCAGGTGAAGTGATCAACTACCTTGATGCTGGGCGTTATATAGGTGAAGTAAAAACCGTGGAAGGGATAGTTGTAACAACTTCAAAAAGGGAAGATAAGGGGATTATTTTCCTTAATTTCCATGATCCTTATGAAGGATATTTGTCGGTTCTGATATGGTCTGATGACTGGGATAACTTTGAGGAATCGCCAGAGGTTTATTACGAGGGTCGGAAAGTTCGTGTAAGTGGTTTGATTCAGGAATACTCCGGCAATCCTGAGATTATTGTGCGTGATCCGTCCCAGATTGAGATTGTGGATTGA
- a CDS encoding DUF2073 domain-containing protein, producing MQGIQMDLLSEDRLSRMTTVEKVRFILDEVKSGKILVLERGLTPQEEASLIEMTMTLIEPDDFSGIEMETYPAHEDTSIMGKLFKKQPKTRLTVIGPANKIKTLRKDRDMITALVSATK from the coding sequence ATGCAGGGCATCCAGATGGATCTTTTATCCGAAGACAGGCTATCCAGAATGACCACCGTAGAAAAAGTCAGGTTTATCCTTGACGAAGTCAAAAGTGGAAAAATCCTTGTGCTCGAAAGAGGACTCACCCCACAGGAAGAAGCAAGCCTCATAGAGATGACCATGACACTTATAGAACCTGATGACTTCTCAGGTATTGAAATGGAAACCTACCCTGCACATGAAGACACATCTATCATGGGCAAACTCTTCAAAAAACAACCAAAAACACGTCTTACAGTAATTGGGCCTGCAAACAAGATCAAGACCCTCAGGAAAGACAGGGATATGATCACTGCACTCGTATCTGCAACGAAGTAA
- a CDS encoding matrixin family metalloprotease, translating into MRISKYVILIAVLILFLQPATAQDIEYISTQPWDHSPITVFIDEVNVPERYSPTYKEQVDIALEYWERGGNGKLFYTPVFEVVDDPDADIYIRWIENLEEVEGADEGVAGYAAPTFVGDKFLHVDIVLEVGNYQGFSWVQYGDANMQELAKHELGHALGLGHSSDQSDIMFPTYEQRDNLNPILLSRTLPYIAAISVVIISIIVYHTISWRVMKKRREEIEEEVFKR; encoded by the coding sequence ATGCGCATTTCAAAATATGTAATTCTTATAGCCGTCCTGATTCTTTTTTTGCAGCCAGCTACAGCCCAGGATATCGAATATATATCCACACAGCCATGGGACCACAGTCCCATCACAGTCTTCATAGACGAAGTCAACGTTCCTGAACGCTACAGCCCAACCTACAAAGAACAGGTAGACATTGCCCTTGAATACTGGGAGCGGGGAGGAAACGGAAAACTATTCTACACCCCTGTTTTTGAAGTTGTGGATGATCCTGACGCAGACATTTACATCCGCTGGATAGAAAACCTCGAGGAAGTGGAAGGTGCGGACGAAGGGGTTGCCGGATATGCTGCCCCCACATTTGTAGGAGATAAATTCCTTCATGTGGATATCGTGCTCGAGGTTGGCAACTATCAGGGATTTTCCTGGGTCCAATATGGTGATGCGAACATGCAGGAATTGGCCAAGCATGAACTCGGACATGCGCTTGGCCTCGGACACAGCTCGGACCAGAGCGACATAATGTTTCCCACCTACGAACAGCGGGACAACCTCAATCCCATTCTTCTCAGCAGGACACTGCCCTACATTGCAGCAATCAGCGTTGTAATTATTTCAATAATTGTTTATCACACAATTAGCTGGAGAGTAATGAAAAAGCGAAGGGAAGAAATCGAAGAGGAGGTTTTCAAACGGTAA
- a CDS encoding PhoU domain-containing protein — protein MNIETRKVQQTGGSTYIISLPKQWAVNAGIQAGSRVAVNNQPDGSLSIATLETSSQPKRMKMDISDQRGAALVRNLIAAYVAGYDIIELKSSRILAEQKKVIRDICHKLIGPEIIEETSKSVLIQDLLNPEEVSIKKSIRRMFLISNSMQKDAISALKHAEKDLALDVMLRDDEVDRLFLLISKQFRSLFRGTRLADMRETTVDEYHDFRMVAASLERIADHAQRIASVAKRLEEPVPEDLMKPLEEASSEARIVVENSIDALYGSDVKLANKVLNEMEDFKAKTDRLNVGFLKMDNVEMAIGLGSVVDSIERTADYGTNIAETAINMAIAMKSEEN, from the coding sequence ATTAACATCGAAACAAGAAAGGTTCAGCAAACAGGCGGTTCTACATACATAATTTCACTGCCTAAACAATGGGCTGTAAACGCAGGAATACAGGCAGGTTCAAGAGTTGCGGTTAACAATCAGCCCGATGGCAGCCTCAGCATTGCAACACTCGAGACATCATCCCAGCCAAAAAGGATGAAAATGGACATTAGTGATCAAAGGGGAGCTGCTCTTGTCCGGAATCTGATTGCTGCTTATGTTGCAGGATATGATATCATAGAATTAAAATCGAGTCGTATTCTAGCCGAACAAAAGAAGGTAATAAGGGACATATGCCACAAACTGATAGGACCTGAAATTATTGAGGAAACATCAAAAAGCGTCCTTATTCAGGACTTGTTGAACCCGGAAGAAGTTTCCATAAAGAAAAGTATACGCAGGATGTTCCTGATCTCTAACTCAATGCAGAAAGACGCTATCTCTGCCCTGAAGCATGCCGAAAAAGATCTTGCGCTTGACGTCATGTTAAGGGATGATGAAGTAGACAGGCTTTTCCTGCTGATTTCGAAACAATTCCGATCCCTTTTCAGAGGAACACGCCTTGCAGACATGAGAGAAACAACGGTTGATGAATACCACGATTTCAGGATGGTTGCCGCTTCCCTTGAGCGCATTGCTGATCATGCGCAAAGGATTGCATCTGTTGCTAAAAGATTGGAGGAACCGGTCCCGGAGGATTTGATGAAACCTCTGGAAGAGGCCAGCAGTGAAGCAAGAATCGTTGTTGAAAACAGCATTGATGCATTGTATGGATCTGACGTCAAATTGGCAAACAAAGTCCTCAACGAAATGGAAGACTTCAAAGCAAAAACAGACCGCTTGAATGTTGGTTTCCTCAAAATGGATAACGTGGAAATGGCAATTGGACTAGGTAGCGTTGTTGATAGTATAGAGCGTACTGCAGACTATGGAACAAACATTGCCGAAACTGCCATTAACATGGCAATCGCCATGAAATCAGAAGAAAATTAA
- a CDS encoding translation initiation factor IF-5A, producing the protein MKQQVEVKELKEGKYVIIDDEPCVIKSISKSKPGKHGSAKARIDAIGLFDNQKRSIVSSVSSKTYVPIVERKSAQVLSISGDVAQLMDMGDYSTLELKIPDEYKDRVKEGEDITYITSLGKMRIDLR; encoded by the coding sequence ATGAAACAGCAGGTTGAAGTGAAAGAACTTAAGGAAGGCAAATACGTAATTATCGATGATGAACCCTGTGTAATTAAAAGCATTTCAAAATCAAAGCCCGGAAAGCACGGTTCCGCAAAAGCACGTATCGATGCAATCGGACTCTTTGACAACCAGAAACGCTCTATCGTCAGTTCTGTATCTTCCAAGACATATGTACCAATTGTAGAGAGAAAATCTGCACAGGTGCTTTCCATCTCAGGCGATGTTGCCCAGTTAATGGACATGGGTGACTATTCCACTCTTGAATTAAAAATTCCTGACGAATACAAGGACAGGGTCAAGGAAGGAGAAGACATTACTTACATTACTTCCCTTGGCAAAATGAGAATCGATCTCAGATAA
- a CDS encoding pyridoxal phosphate-dependent aminotransferase, translating into MESNFAERVQGIDISGIRKMFEGAGPGAINLGLGQPDFDTPQHIKKAAIQAIEEGFTGYTQGPGMPELREALSRKFKNENSIETSPDNIIVTAGASEALEIALGAFVNSGDEVLIADPGFVSYKALTEIMGGHTTGVPLNEKLCMDPETVNEMITPKTKAFIVNSPSNPTGAVQTKSDMKAFAEIADDNNVKLISDEVYEHFIYEGEHISPAMYSDNVITVNAASKTYSMTGWRLGYVTASPETTHQMLKIHQYVQACATSISQKAALAAIDGPIEPVMEMKEEFMKRRDLLLWGLGKLGMKCTKPEGAFYALPEAETGTAEKLISEGVIVVPGEAFGENGAGHIRISYATSRENIKKALAIMQEVLL; encoded by the coding sequence ATGGAGAGCAATTTTGCTGAAAGAGTTCAGGGCATTGACATCTCCGGAATCCGGAAAATGTTTGAAGGTGCAGGGCCGGGTGCCATCAACCTCGGACTTGGCCAGCCGGATTTTGACACTCCGCAGCACATCAAGAAAGCTGCTATTCAGGCTATTGAAGAGGGATTTACCGGATATACCCAGGGACCTGGAATGCCTGAATTAAGGGAGGCATTAAGCAGGAAATTCAAGAATGAAAACTCAATCGAAACCTCTCCTGACAATATCATCGTCACGGCAGGGGCATCCGAAGCTCTTGAAATTGCCCTTGGAGCTTTTGTGAACTCTGGCGACGAAGTTCTCATAGCAGATCCCGGATTTGTTTCATACAAAGCTTTGACTGAAATCATGGGAGGACATACAACCGGCGTACCTCTTAATGAAAAGCTCTGCATGGACCCGGAAACGGTAAATGAGATGATTACACCAAAAACCAAAGCTTTCATTGTGAATTCGCCTTCGAATCCAACCGGAGCAGTGCAGACAAAAAGTGATATGAAAGCATTTGCAGAGATTGCTGATGACAATAATGTGAAACTTATTTCAGACGAAGTGTATGAGCATTTCATTTACGAGGGTGAACATATAAGCCCTGCCATGTATTCAGACAATGTCATTACTGTCAATGCGGCATCCAAAACCTATTCTATGACAGGCTGGAGATTGGGATATGTGACAGCTTCCCCTGAGACCACGCACCAGATGCTCAAGATTCATCAATATGTACAGGCATGTGCAACCTCTATTTCTCAGAAGGCTGCTCTTGCAGCTATTGATGGCCCGATTGAACCGGTTATGGAAATGAAAGAAGAGTTCATGAAACGCAGAGATCTCCTCCTCTGGGGCCTGGGTAAACTCGGAATGAAATGTACAAAACCAGAAGGAGCATTCTATGCATTGCCTGAAGCGGAAACAGGCACCGCAGAAAAACTCATTTCAGAAGGAGTTATTGTTGTTCCCGGAGAAGCCTTTGGAGAAAACGGTGCAGGCCATATCAGGATTTCCTACGCAACTTCAAGGGAAAACATCAAAAAAGCATTAGCCATCATGCAAGAGGTTCTTTTATAA